ATTCTTGAGCCTTTTTTCTTAGAAGGCTCATCCTTTTCTCACCTTTTGGCAAGCTATTTCTTAAAACTTTCATACTATTTAAAAACTTATCAATATCATTTGGAATTAAACTTTTTATATAATTTTTCAACTCTTTTGTGATTGCAGGAGATTGGCCATTTGTTGCGATAGATACTGTAATATCACCCTTTTTTATTATTGAAGGAAAGATAAAATCACTATACTCTTTAAAATCCACAAAGTTACATAAAACTTTTTTATTTCTTGTATATAAATAAATCTCTTCTTGTAATTTCAAATCATCAACAGCGACAACTAATATATCAATATTCTGTAAATAACCTTTATTGTAATTATCTTGTAAATATGTTAATTTATAATTATCTATTAGTTCTTTTAGTTCTTCTGTAATCTCTTTTGAGATAACTGTTATATTTGTTGAAAAATCTAACAAAGAAAGGATCTTTCTATGAGCAATAACGCCTCCACCAATTACTAATATATTTTTATTTTCCAAGTTTAATAATGTTGGTAAGTAGTTCAATTTAGCCCTTATATAGTTTTTCATATTGTACTTTTTTTTCTTTTAAAAAGTATTATTTATGATTTAAATCGGACAATATATATCTTAATTTAAACTTATAAAATTTGACTAAGGTCAATAATTATAAATAAAATAAGTGATACAATTGTTACGAAACAAATAAAAAGGAGATAATATGTCGCTTTCAAGAAGAGATTTTCTTAAAAGTTCGGCCGCAGCTTCAGCAGCAGCAGCAGTTGGGATGAATATACCAACACCTTTAAAAGCAGCAGCTAATAAGCTAGAGGGTGACTGGAGATGGGACAAAGCAGCTTGTCGTTTCTGTGGTACAGGTTGTGGAATTATGATTGCAACAAAACAAGGTAAAATTGTTGCAGTAAAAGGTGATCCAGCAGCTCCTGTAAATAGAGGGCTTAACTGTATAAAAGGTTATTTCAACGCAAAAATTATGTACGGGGCAGATAGATTAAAACAGCCTTTATTAAGAGTAAATGAAAAAGGTGAATTTGACAAAAATGGTAAATTTGCACCAGTTTCATGGAAAAGAGCTTTTGATGAGATGGAAGTTCATATCAAAAAAGCGCTAAAAGAATCAGGACCTGAGGGTGTAGCTAACTTCGCATCTGGACAATATACAGTGATGGAAGGTTATGCAGCACAAAAAATGATGAAAGCAGGTTTTAGAAGTAATGCAATTGATCCAAATGCAAGACACTGTATGGCCTCAGCTGTTGTAGGTTTTTATCAAACTTTTGGTATTGATGAACCAAGTGGATGTTATGATGATATTGAACTTACAGATACTGTTGTAACTTGGGGTTCAAATATGGCAGAAATGCACCCAATTTTATGGTCAAGGGTAACTGATAGAAAATTATCAGACCCTCAAAATGTTAAAGTAATCAATCTTTCAACATACAGACACAGAACTTCAGATTTAGCAGACATAGAAATTATCTTCAAACCAAATTCAGATTTGGCTTTATGGAACTATATTGCAAGAGAGATTGTATATAATCATCCAGAAGCAATTGATTGGGATTTTGTAAAAGAACATATTGTATTTGCTGCAAGTCCAGTAAATATGGGTTATGGTATGAGAAGAGCTGGTGAAAAATCATTAGTTGATGGTAAATACTCTGCAAAAGAGATGGAAATTATAAATAAAGAGATGAAAAAAGTAGTTTCTGAAGATGAAGCTCCTGCATTAGCAGCATATGGATATAAAGCTGGTGATGTTATGGTTAATAAACCTGCTGGACTTAAACACTGGGAAATCTCTTTTGAAGAGTACAAAAAATTCCTTGAGCCTTATGATATTGATTATGTTACAAAAGTATCAAAAGGGAATCCTGATGAATCTGATGAAACATTTAAGAAAAAAATTAAAGAATTAGCAGATTTATATATTGAAAAAAATAGAAAAGTAGTTTCATTTTGGACTATGGGTATGAACCAACACACAAGAGGAACTTGGGTAAATACTTTAGCATATAATGTTCACTTTTTACTAAATAAACAAGCAAAACCAGGTTCAGGTGCATTCTCACTTACAGGACAACCAAGTGCTTGTGGTACTGCAAGAGAAGTAGGAACATTCTGCCATAGATTACCAGCAGATTTAATGGTAAAAGTAAAAAAACATAGAGATATTTGTGAAAAAGCATGGCAAATTCCAAGTGAAACTTTAAATCCAGTTGGAAATCAACACATTATGAAAATTCATAGAGATATTGAAGATGGTCTTGTTAAATTTGCATGGATTAGTGTATGTAACCCATACCAAGATAGTGCAAGTGCAAGTCACTGGATAAAAGCAGCTAGACAAATGGATAACTTTATAGTTTGTTCAGATGGTTATCCTGGTATTTCTGCAAAAGTATCTGACTTAATCTTACCAACAGCAATGATTTATGAAAAATGGGGAGCATATGGTAATGCAGAAAGAAGAACTCAACACTGGAGACAACAAGTATTACCAGTTGGTGATTCAATGTCAGATACTTGGCAATGGGTTGAATTATCAAAAAGATTTACAGTAAAAGATTTATGGGGTGAATATACTCTAAGAAATGGTAAAAAATTACCAGATGTAATAGCAAAAGCTAAAGCAATGGGTTATGATGAAAATACATCAATGTATGATATCTTATTTGCAAATGAAAAAGCTAAATCTTATAAATTAGATGAAAATGATCCAATTCAAAAAGGTTTTGATAACTCTGAAGGATATGGAGATAGTAGAAATGTTGTAGGTAGTGACGGTGAAGTATTTAAAGGTTATGGATTCTTTATTCAAAAATATCTTTTTGAAGAGTATGCAGACTTTGGTAGAGGACATGGTCATGATTTAGCAGATTTTGATACTTATCATAGAGTTAGAGGTTTAAAATGGCCAGTTGTTGATGGTAAAGAAACAGCATGGAGATTTAATACAACATACGATCCATATGCTAAAAAAGCAAGTCCAAATAGTGATTTTGCATTTTATGGTACTTTAGCTAAAGCACTTCCTCAAGGTAACTTAAAAGGAATTACTAATAAAACTAAAAAACCATTAAAAAATAAAGCAAAAATCTTTGCTAGACCATATATGGATGCACCTGAAATGCCAGATGAAACTTATCCAGTTTGGTTATGTACAGGAAGGGTATTAGAACATTGGCATAGTGGAACAATGACTATGAGAGTTCCAGAACTTTATAGAGCAGTACCTGAAGCACTTTGTTATATGCATCCAGAAGATGCTAAAAAATATGATTTAAAACAAGGTGAGTTAGCTTGGGTTGAAAGTAGAAGAGGAAAAGTTAAAGCAAGAGTTGAAACAAGAGGTAGAAATAGACCTTCAAGAGGTTTAGTTTTTGTACCATGGTTTGATGAAAAAGTATTTATCAACAAAGTTTGTTTAGATGCGACTTGTCCTATGTCAAAACAAACAGACTTCAAAAAATGTGCGGTTAAAATTTATAAAGCATAAATTTTATGGACACAAAGAAAGATCAAAAAATGAATAGAAGAGAATTCTTTTTAAATGGTGCTAGAGCTTTAGGGCTTACTGCACTTAGTGGACTTGTTTGGAGTGCTTATGTTGATGAAGTAACTGCTTCATCATTACTTCTAAGACCACCAGGAGCACTTGATGAAAAAGAGTTCTTGAAATCATGTATCAAATGTGGTATGTGTGTTGAAGCATGTCCATATGATACTTTAAAATTAGCAAAACCAGGAGATAACAAACCAATTGGAACTCCATATTTTGTTCCAAGAGATATTCCTTGTTATATGTGTCCTGATATTCCATGTGTACCTGTTTGTCCAACAGATGCACTAGATATAAAAAAAGTAACAAAAGATAATAAACTAGATATAAAAGAAGCATCTATGGGTGTTGCTGTGGTTGACCATAGTAGTTGTATCGCATTTTGGGGTATTCAATGTGACGCATGTTACAGAGCTTGTCCATTATTGGGTGAAGCAATAACTATTGAATATACAAAAAATGAAAGAACAGGAAAACATGCATTTTTAAAACCTGTTGTACATACAGATGTTTGTACTGGTTGTGGATTGTGTGAAAAAGCATGTGTGACAAAAAAAGCAGCTATTTTTGTTCTACCTAAAGAGGTTGCATTAGGTAAAGCTGGAGATTACTATATCAAAGGTTGGGATAAAGATGATGAACAAAGATTACAAAAAGCAACAAACAAAATAAATAAAACAAAAATTAGTGAAAGAAAAGCTGTTGATTCACTTAATGATTTAGGAGGAATTTTAGATGAATAATTTAATCTTTAAACATAGATTCCTAATAGCAAGAAGAATCACACAAATTACTATAATGTTTTTATATTTTGCTGCAAATGCTTGGGGATTTAATTTCCTAATGGGAAATTTAAGTTCATCAAAAATATTAAATACCATTCCACTTAGTGATCCATATGCAGTACTTCAAATGTTTGCAGCAGGAGCAGTAATATCTGCTGATGTATTAGGTGGAGTTTTTATTATTGTTTTATTTTATATGTTCTTTGGTGGTAGAGCTTTTTGCTCTTATGTATGTCCTGTAAATATGATTACGGATTTAAGTAATTATATTAGAAGAAGATTTGGTTTTAACAAAATCCAAAAAAGACAGCCAGCAAGTAGAAATATAAGATATTATGTATTAGCACTTAGTTTAGTTATATCATTTATTATGGGATATGCAGCATTTGAGTTTATTTCACCAGTTGCGATGATACAAAGAGGAATAGTTTTTGGTTTAGGTTTTGGTTGGGCAGCAATTTTAATTATATTTTTATTTGATCTTTTTGTTTTAAAAAATGGTTGGTGCGGTCATATTTGTCCTATTGGTGGATTTTATTCACTAATTGGAAGATTTAGTTTCATAAGAGTACATCATAATCATGAGAAATGTACTGCTTGTATGAAATGTAAAGAGGTATGTCCTGAATCACAAGTACTATTTATGATAACAAAAGACTCACTACCTGTAACATCAGGAGAGTGTACAAATTGCGGAAGATGTGTTGAAGTTTGTGATGACGAAGCACTTAACTTTTCGATAAAAAATTATAAAAGGAAATAAAATGAAGTTAACTAGTATAACTTTAGGTATTGCAACAGCTGCAGCTATATTTATTGCAGGGTGTGCAACTAGTCAAAAAACTATCAGTGAAGAATCATTAGGTCTTAGAAAAACTGATTTATATACAGAGCAATCAACTGTTGCAAGTAAAACTATGTATAAAGAAGAAGCACCAGGAACAAGTAAAAGAATTGAGAGATCATATGAAAATGCACCTCCAATGATTCCACATAGTGTTGAAGGAATGTTACCAATAACAATAAATAATAATATGTGTACAACTTGTCATTTACCAGGAATTGCTGAGTCAATGAATGCAACACCAATTCCTAAAACACACTTTACTAATTATAGACCAGATACAAAATTAGATAAAAAAGGTGATATTATAAAAGATGGTAAAATTGTAAGAAATACTTCTGATCTTAAATTAGCAAAAGAGAAAAAATTAGATACACTATCAGGAGCTAGATTTAATTGTAGTCAATGCCATGCTCCTCAATCAAAAGGTCAATTAGTTAAAAATAACTTCAAACCAGACTTTAGAGAAGCAGGAAGTAAAAACTCATCTGATTTAATTCAAAAAATGGATGAGGGTGTTAAATAATTAAAATAGAAGATTTTTCTTCTATTTTAAAAGGTGCAATTTATGAAAAGAAGAGATTTTTTTAGTTCATTAAAATCATCAAAAAAAGAAGAAGAAAATATAATAAGACCTCCTTATTTTAAAGAAGAGAGTCTATTTAAAGATGCCTGTTTTGAGTGTGAAGGTTTATGTGCAAAAGCATGTGAAGAAGAGATTATTTTTATAAAAGAAGATAAAACTCCAAAACTAGACTTTAGCTCTTCTGGTTGTACTTATTGTGATGAGTGTGCTAATAGTTGTCCAAATGAAGTTTTAGATATAGAATATAAAAAAAACATAGATGTAAATATTTCAATAGATATTTTAAAATGTCTAAGTTGGAATCAAACAATGTGTTTTTCTTGTAAAGACCCATGTTTAGATGATGCAATAGATTTTTTAGCAATGTTTAGACCTGAAATAAATAGTAACTGTACTTCATGTGGATTTTGTATAAAATATTGTCCAGTTGAAGCTATAAAAATAGGAGCATAGATGACTTTTTTTAGAATAATACTTATATTTTCACTATTTTTTGCTTTTACAAATGCAAGTACAATTATAAAACCTCAACAAATATTAAATACCTCAGGTGGCGTAACAGATATTGTTATAAATAAAGATAAACTTTATGCCTCAACAACAAGTGGAACAATAGATATTTTTGATATCAAAAGTAAAAAACTTCTAAATAAAATTCAAGTACCCAAAACAGTTGATTTTATGGGAGATGAAATAGATGCAAAAATATATAGTGTTGATGTACTAAACAACAAAATTCTTATTTTATCACAAGGTAAAAAAGGTGGAAGAAATGTATTTTTATATGAAGATAATAAATTATCAAAAGTAATAGATGAAACAAAAAGACTATTTATTTCTAAAGCAAAATTCATTTCAAAAGATAAAATTATATATTCACTTCTTAGTAATCAATTCTTTTTATTTGACTTATCAAAAAAACAGAATATTTATGAAAGACAAATTTCACAGTCAAGGTTTTCTGATTTTAGTCTAAATGATGATAAATCAAAAATTATATTAGCTGATGAGAGTGGAGTATTGCACGAATACCAGATTTCAAATGGAAGATTTATTAGAAACTTTAAAAATCAAAATTTAGATAATGTATATCAAGTTGATTGGAAAAAAGATACAATCATAACAGCAGGTCAAGATAGAAGAAGTGTAGTTTATAATGAAACTACACAAAATGCATATTATAAAAAAAGCGATTTTTTGGTTTATAGTTGTGGACTTAGTCCTAATTCTCATTATGCTGGATATTCAAGTGATGAATTAAATACAGTAACTATTTTTAATACACTAACACAAACAAATATGTATAAATTAATAGATAATAAAATGTTAATTACAAATATCATTTTTTTAAATAATAATGAAATATTTGTTTCTAGTGATGATAGTAAAATTAATTATTATAAAATAAAGGATTAATATGAACATATCAAGTATAGTAGTTCAAACTCTTCCAAAATATGTAGATGAAGTAGTAAAAAATCTTAAAAATTGTGAAGCATGTGATTATCATATACATGATGAACAAGGAAGAATTATTATTACTATTGAAGGTAAAAATGTTGAAGAAGAGTTATCTAAACTAAGAGTAGTTGAACAAATAGAACATGTAATTAGTGCAGATATGCAAATGGCATATAGTGAAGAAGAGTTAAATGAGCATATGGAAGTTCTTGAAAATTCTGATGTTGTTCCAACTATATTAAATGATGATGATGTAAAACCAGAAGATATTATATATAGTGGAGATTTAAAAAAGAAAAATATTCAAGGGTTTGCTAAACATTTTGACAAAATAGGAAAATAAAATGCAAACAGAATATACTCAAAGTGAGTTCTTAATAGAAACAATTGTTCCAAAAGATGAATTAATAGTTTCAAGAACTGATTTAAAAGGAAATATCACATATGCAAATGAGACATTTGCAAGAATTAGTGGATATGAAGTAGAAGAACTACTTGGTAAACCACACAATTGTGTTAGACATCCAGATATGCCAAAAAAAATATTCGAAGAGTTATGGAGTAGTTTACAAAAAAATAATTCTTGGGAAGGTGTAATTAAAAATCTTAGAAAAGATAAAGGATTTTATTGGGTATATGCACAAATTAGTGTTGTAAAAAAAGATAACAAAATAGTTGAATACAAATCAATCAGAACACCTATTTCTTTTCAAGACAAAATCAAATATCAAAAACTTTATGACAGAATAAAAGAAGAGTCAAAAGAGCCTAAAAGAGTGGTTATCTACAAATAAAAATAGGTAATTCTTCCTATTTTTATCTACTTTGCTTATAAATTATACAAAAAAACTGTAAATCAAATAACATTTTGTACTAGAATTTTATTGTTAATTAAATAATTTTTTTAAGAGATTATTAATAATAAAATAAAGGAAAGAAAATGAAATTACTTAAGTCTTTGTCTATTGGAATTGCTACTTTAACTTTAGCAACAACTGTCGCTAGTGCAGATACACTTGAAACAACGATTAAAAATGGTACATTAAGTTGTGGATTAAGTACTGGTCTTCCTGGTTTTGCATCTCCTGATTCAAATGGAGTATGGAAAGGTATAGATGTAGATGAATGTAGAGCTGTTGCTGCTGCTGTTTTAGGTGATGCAAATAAAGTAAAATATGCACACTTAAATGCAAAAGAGAGGTTTACAGCACTATCAAGTGGTGAAGTTGATGTATTATCTAGAAATACAACTTGGACAGCTACAAGAGATTCATCTTTAGGTGTTAACTTTGCAGGTGTTAATTTCTACGATGGTCAAGGATTTTTAGTAAAAAAAGATTTAGGTGTTAAATCTGCAAAAGAGCTTGATGGAGCTACTTTTTGTATTCAAGCAGGAACAACAACTGAATTAAATCTAACTGATTATTTTAAAGCAAATAAGATGCAGTATACTCCAATCACATATGATACTTCTGCTCAAACTATTGAAGGATTTAAAGCTGGGAGATGTGATGCTTTAACATCTGACTCATCTCAATTATACTCTTTAAGAACTACATTAAAAGACCCTAGTTCTACAATAGTTTTACCAGAGATTATCTCAAAAGAACCATTAGGACCTGTTGTAAGACAAGGTGATGATAAATGGTTTAATATTGTTAAATGGTCACATATTGCATTATTAAATGCAGAAGAGTTAGGAGTAAACTCAAAAAATGTTGATGAAATGCTAAAATCAAATAATCCTGCTGTTAAAAGACTTCTTGGTGTGACAGGAGATATTGGTAAAAATTTAGGATTAGATCCTAAATGGGCATACAATATTATCAAACAAGTTGGTAATTACCAAGAGATATTTGATAGAAATGTAGGTAAAGATTCTCCACTTAAAATTTCAAGAGGTTTAAATAAACTTTGGAAAGATGGTGGTCTTCAATATGGAGCTCCAATTAGATAAGTAAAACTAAATTTAAAAAAAGGGGAAGAAAACACTTCCCCTTTTTTTATTCATAAAATTAAGTTTTAAAATCAAAATCTAATAGGATAAATTGAAGGTAAAAATATGATGAAAAATAGAAAAAAGCCTCAATCAAATGTAGCTTTTTATAATAACCCCGAAAAACGAGCAATTATCTATCAAGTATTAGCATTAGCTGGTATATTTTTATTTACTTATTTTATTTTAAATAATATGTTTATAAATATTGAAAAACGTGGGATTAATACAGGATTCGATTTTTTAGGAAATGAAGCAGGATTTGGTATTATTCAATCATTAATTCACTATGATGAATCAAATACTCATGGAAAAGTTTTTGTTGTTGGTATTTTAAATACTATATTAGTATCTGCTATTAGTATAGTTTTTGCTACAATAATTGGACTTTTAATAGGAGTTGGAAGACTTTCTAAAAACTGGATGATTTCAAAATTATCTATGATTTATGTTGAAACATTTAGAAATATTCCTGTACTTTTACAAATACTGTTTTGGTATAATGTTGTATTAGCCTCATTGCCTGGCCCTAGGCAATCATTATCATACTTTGATACAATTTTCTTTAATAATAGAGGATTATATATTCCTAAACCTATTTTAGAAAGTGGATTTATTGCTGTTTTTATTGCATTTATTTTAGCAATTGTTGCTGTTGTTTACTTAGTAAAATGGGCAAAGAAAAAACATGAAAATACAGGGGAAAACTTTCCTATATTTTTCACTTCATTAGCTATTTTAGTACTAAGTCCAACAATAGTATTTTTTATAAGTGGTTCTCCCGCATCACTTGATTATCCAGCACTTAAAGGATTTAACTTTAGAGGTGGTTGGAGTTTAATTCCTGAACTACTAGCTTTATCTTTTGCTCTTAGTATCTATACAGCAACATATATAGCTGAAGCTGTTAGAGCAGGAATTGAATCTGTTCCAAAAGGACAACAAGAAGCAGCGCAAGCACTAGGATTAAAAGACTATGTTATTTTAAAAAAAGTTGTTCTTCCTCAAGCACTTAGAGTTATTATTCCACCTGTAATTAATCAATATCTAAATCTTACAAAAAACTCATCACTTGCAACTGCAATTGGTTATCCAGAATTAGTAACAATTTTTGCAGGAACAACTTTAAATGTTGTAGGACAAGCTATTGAGATAATTTTGATGACAATGGCTGTATATTTAACATTAAGTATTATCATATCAATTGCTATGAACTATCTTAATAAAAAAATGGAAATAAAGGAGAGATAATGGCTGTTTATGAAAAAAAAGAAGCTAGAGTAGCTCCTAATGGTTCAAGAGGTATTTCATATTGGGTAAGAAAAAATCTATTCTCAAATATTACTAGTTCAATCCTTACTTTTGTATCTTTATACATTTTGTATCTTGTCTTACCACCATTATTAAATTGGTTAATTTTTGATGCAACATGGACAGGAACAAAAGAGAATATTACAGGAGATGGAGCAAGATGGATATTTATATATGAAAAGTTCAATCAATTTATATATGGATTTTATCCACAAGAGGAGCAATATAGACCAAATCTAATAATTGCACTTTTTATTATCTGCTTTTTTATATTTAAAAAAGTTCCAACTGTTTGTAAATTTGCAATTATAATTCTATTTCCAGTAGTTTCATTTTTTCTACTTCATGGAGGATTAGGATTAGAAGTTGTTCCCACTACAAAATGGGGAGGATTACTTCTTACTATTGTAGTTGCTTCTGTTGGTATTGTAGCTTCTTTTCCTATTGGTATTATCTTTGCATTGGGTAGACAATCTAAAATGCCAATTATTAGAACAATATCAATTATTTATATTGAATTCATAAGAGGTGTTCCTTTAATTACTCTTTTATTTATGTCTTCTGTAATCCTTCCACTATTTTTCCCAGAAGGTATGGACTTTAATAAACTTCTTAGAGCATTAATTGGTATTACACTTTTTCAAGCTGCTTATATAGCAGAAGTTGTAAGGGGTGGATTACAAGCTATTCCTAAAGGTCAATATGAAGCTGCTGATTCAATGGCACTTTCATACTGGCAATCAATGGGATTAGTTATCTTACCTCAAGCTCTTAAAATATCAATTCCAAATATTGTAGGAGCATTTATTTCACTATTTAAAGATACAACACTAGTCTTAATTATTGGATTATTTGATTTACTTGCAATGGTAACATTAACAGCAAAAGATGCAAATTGGCTTGGATTTGAAACAGAAGGATATGTCTTTGTAACTTTTATTTACTGGATAATCTGTTTTAGTATGTCTAAATATGCAAAAGTTATTGAAAATAGATACAACACAAACCATAGATAAATAGGAAATATAATATGAGTAAAATAGAAAATATGATAGAAATAAATCAACTAAATAAATGGTATGGAGATTTTCATGTATTAAAAGATGTAAATCTAAAAGTAAAAAAAGGTGAAAAAGTTGTTATTTGTGGTCCTTCTGGTTCTGGTAAATCTACAACAATTAGATGTATAAATAGACTTGAACCTTTTCAAGAAGGTGAAATATATGTTAAAGGATTACAATTAACAGAAGATGTTAAAAGAATTAGAGAAGTAAGAACTCATGTGGGTATGGTTTTTCAACACTTTAATCTTTTCCCTCACCTTTCAATACTTGAAAACCTAATTTTAGCTCCAACTTGGGTATCAAAAGTTCCAAGAAAAGAGGCTATAAAAACTGCAATGCACTATTTAGAAAGAGTAAAAATTGCAGAACAAGCGCACAAATACCCAAATCAATTATCAGGTGGACAACAGCAAAGAGTTGCAATAGCAAGATGTCTTTGTTCAAATCCAGATATTATGTTATTTGATGAACCAACAGCAGCACTAGACCCTGAAATGATTGGTGAAGT
This DNA window, taken from Arcobacter sp. CECT 8986, encodes the following:
- a CDS encoding precorrin-2 dehydrogenase/sirohydrochlorin ferrochelatase family protein, coding for MKNYIRAKLNYLPTLLNLENKNILVIGGGVIAHRKILSLLDFSTNITVISKEITEELKELIDNYKLTYLQDNYNKGYLQNIDILVVAVDDLKLQEEIYLYTRNKKVLCNFVDFKEYSDFIFPSIIKKGDITVSIATNGQSPAITKELKNYIKSLIPNDIDKFLNSMKVLRNSLPKGEKRMSLLRKKAQEYFNSLKK
- the napA gene encoding nitrate reductase catalytic subunit NapA; this translates as MSLSRRDFLKSSAAASAAAAVGMNIPTPLKAAANKLEGDWRWDKAACRFCGTGCGIMIATKQGKIVAVKGDPAAPVNRGLNCIKGYFNAKIMYGADRLKQPLLRVNEKGEFDKNGKFAPVSWKRAFDEMEVHIKKALKESGPEGVANFASGQYTVMEGYAAQKMMKAGFRSNAIDPNARHCMASAVVGFYQTFGIDEPSGCYDDIELTDTVVTWGSNMAEMHPILWSRVTDRKLSDPQNVKVINLSTYRHRTSDLADIEIIFKPNSDLALWNYIAREIVYNHPEAIDWDFVKEHIVFAASPVNMGYGMRRAGEKSLVDGKYSAKEMEIINKEMKKVVSEDEAPALAAYGYKAGDVMVNKPAGLKHWEISFEEYKKFLEPYDIDYVTKVSKGNPDESDETFKKKIKELADLYIEKNRKVVSFWTMGMNQHTRGTWVNTLAYNVHFLLNKQAKPGSGAFSLTGQPSACGTAREVGTFCHRLPADLMVKVKKHRDICEKAWQIPSETLNPVGNQHIMKIHRDIEDGLVKFAWISVCNPYQDSASASHWIKAARQMDNFIVCSDGYPGISAKVSDLILPTAMIYEKWGAYGNAERRTQHWRQQVLPVGDSMSDTWQWVELSKRFTVKDLWGEYTLRNGKKLPDVIAKAKAMGYDENTSMYDILFANEKAKSYKLDENDPIQKGFDNSEGYGDSRNVVGSDGEVFKGYGFFIQKYLFEEYADFGRGHGHDLADFDTYHRVRGLKWPVVDGKETAWRFNTTYDPYAKKASPNSDFAFYGTLAKALPQGNLKGITNKTKKPLKNKAKIFARPYMDAPEMPDETYPVWLCTGRVLEHWHSGTMTMRVPELYRAVPEALCYMHPEDAKKYDLKQGELAWVESRRGKVKARVETRGRNRPSRGLVFVPWFDEKVFINKVCLDATCPMSKQTDFKKCAVKIYKA
- the napG gene encoding ferredoxin-type protein NapG encodes the protein MDTKKDQKMNRREFFLNGARALGLTALSGLVWSAYVDEVTASSLLLRPPGALDEKEFLKSCIKCGMCVEACPYDTLKLAKPGDNKPIGTPYFVPRDIPCYMCPDIPCVPVCPTDALDIKKVTKDNKLDIKEASMGVAVVDHSSCIAFWGIQCDACYRACPLLGEAITIEYTKNERTGKHAFLKPVVHTDVCTGCGLCEKACVTKKAAIFVLPKEVALGKAGDYYIKGWDKDDEQRLQKATNKINKTKISERKAVDSLNDLGGILDE
- the napH gene encoding quinol dehydrogenase ferredoxin subunit NapH; translated protein: MNNLIFKHRFLIARRITQITIMFLYFAANAWGFNFLMGNLSSSKILNTIPLSDPYAVLQMFAAGAVISADVLGGVFIIVLFYMFFGGRAFCSYVCPVNMITDLSNYIRRRFGFNKIQKRQPASRNIRYYVLALSLVISFIMGYAAFEFISPVAMIQRGIVFGLGFGWAAILIIFLFDLFVLKNGWCGHICPIGGFYSLIGRFSFIRVHHNHEKCTACMKCKEVCPESQVLFMITKDSLPVTSGECTNCGRCVEVCDDEALNFSIKNYKRK
- a CDS encoding nitrate reductase cytochrome c-type subunit produces the protein MKLTSITLGIATAAAIFIAGCATSQKTISEESLGLRKTDLYTEQSTVASKTMYKEEAPGTSKRIERSYENAPPMIPHSVEGMLPITINNNMCTTCHLPGIAESMNATPIPKTHFTNYRPDTKLDKKGDIIKDGKIVRNTSDLKLAKEKKLDTLSGARFNCSQCHAPQSKGQLVKNNFKPDFREAGSKNSSDLIQKMDEGVK
- a CDS encoding ferredoxin-type protein NapF; protein product: MKRRDFFSSLKSSKKEEENIIRPPYFKEESLFKDACFECEGLCAKACEEEIIFIKEDKTPKLDFSSSGCTYCDECANSCPNEVLDIEYKKNIDVNISIDILKCLSWNQTMCFSCKDPCLDDAIDFLAMFRPEINSNCTSCGFCIKYCPVEAIKIGA
- a CDS encoding WD40 repeat domain-containing protein; its protein translation is MTFFRIILIFSLFFAFTNASTIIKPQQILNTSGGVTDIVINKDKLYASTTSGTIDIFDIKSKKLLNKIQVPKTVDFMGDEIDAKIYSVDVLNNKILILSQGKKGGRNVFLYEDNKLSKVIDETKRLFISKAKFISKDKIIYSLLSNQFFLFDLSKKQNIYERQISQSRFSDFSLNDDKSKIILADESGVLHEYQISNGRFIRNFKNQNLDNVYQVDWKKDTIITAGQDRRSVVYNETTQNAYYKKSDFLVYSCGLSPNSHYAGYSSDELNTVTIFNTLTQTNMYKLIDNKMLITNIIFLNNNEIFVSSDDSKINYYKIKD
- a CDS encoding chaperone NapD, giving the protein MNISSIVVQTLPKYVDEVVKNLKNCEACDYHIHDEQGRIIITIEGKNVEEELSKLRVVEQIEHVISADMQMAYSEEELNEHMEVLENSDVVPTILNDDDVKPEDIIYSGDLKKKNIQGFAKHFDKIGK
- a CDS encoding PAS domain-containing protein, whose product is MQTEYTQSEFLIETIVPKDELIVSRTDLKGNITYANETFARISGYEVEELLGKPHNCVRHPDMPKKIFEELWSSLQKNNSWEGVIKNLRKDKGFYWVYAQISVVKKDNKIVEYKSIRTPISFQDKIKYQKLYDRIKEESKEPKRVVIYK
- a CDS encoding amino acid ABC transporter substrate-binding protein; its protein translation is MKLLKSLSIGIATLTLATTVASADTLETTIKNGTLSCGLSTGLPGFASPDSNGVWKGIDVDECRAVAAAVLGDANKVKYAHLNAKERFTALSSGEVDVLSRNTTWTATRDSSLGVNFAGVNFYDGQGFLVKKDLGVKSAKELDGATFCIQAGTTTELNLTDYFKANKMQYTPITYDTSAQTIEGFKAGRCDALTSDSSQLYSLRTTLKDPSSTIVLPEIISKEPLGPVVRQGDDKWFNIVKWSHIALLNAEELGVNSKNVDEMLKSNNPAVKRLLGVTGDIGKNLGLDPKWAYNIIKQVGNYQEIFDRNVGKDSPLKISRGLNKLWKDGGLQYGAPIR